Proteins encoded in a region of the Tribolium castaneum strain GA2 chromosome 7, icTriCast1.1, whole genome shotgun sequence genome:
- the LOC657224 gene encoding remodeling and spacing factor 1 isoform X2 — MASDNEATCESDPNFAVICAFMEKFGTTCGLQSIDFLLLQEMLENTQEVPQELIDLHIKLLRKSRKSVSNERWERAIIKFCHTFCSQDAWEIERFGYKKARLSSKIRVLKELLEMQFDYNTRFKAEINKMSAEELRSQPLGKDKQGHAYWYQDDINCQIRVYKEDPDEETWTLVAKDREGLVALMNELSDGDSKISSESAINEEDSNSLAEKPIIDTGQVDSSSSESKKLSGDSENSNESKENISQEEEEEEESAKRRRESDEENGEAKKAKLGESPIVGEEIEEEVMIFAGEGSGRECETGNEEKPSTSDKKDAKSDSDFVSINDSKNCVKNSPPQQYKLGTIIDTKTDNKFFNTVRSPTKKSRWDVETIIAKVEETPPKKPMFFFGPGCLQFKPAATVGFGQKVPQEKKNEDLDVLPTNAKGDIGYRIENEDTTPKHDNEDTVEPVPVVEETCIKKHAYICGEEEDTKVEDEKKSNVLITEDEENKLVEESNKEIEKPKENDPIIEEPKPLNEEIVKTVEEEEIKSEESVKIVEQTNVRNEESVKTSEEEETKSIGEEPKLLNEEIIKTVEKDEIISAGGEESPVPKEESLKRTKIENEESVIVTELSEQKREDICTTPHDEEIIEAKSSELDKDTNQRTEQIIEESVVKEIIDTKPSTVDEETINQLTEESLVKPQSEEIIAKPPKIDKEESLIEDTDKKIIEESANKPKCEEIIEAKPLKIDEESMVKAEMMEVGDDKVLKNEDSKIEEKLESKTVNSEETNEEKIGVSLENVKNDEKAVLNEEVLKEEKVPMVEEPSEPVLKEEISSVVEEPSKQTEEKVAVVEPLKSELKEENSSVVEETPKPSLKEVNASLVEEPQRSELKEEKVLVVEETKPELKEESASIVEELPKTELKEENSLSIDKAQKPELKEESPSVVEEIPKQKEEIVSLVEEPKPELKEEKPSVAKEPLKQKEEKVPLVEEPQKSESNDENVVVEALKPPESKEENTSVIEEPPKQEAKEENTLVEESEKPEIAVENASKPELKEEQNEEKEQKANNKRGRKNNSSEATPEDEKKPRITRRSTRSSKNGEKQSETIEELQAPTRRGRPRLSQKDENGKKMKMSEEIREESEDLKQASAASSPIAPETVIVESSNSSDIVEIQDKDPLGEEKPEETEEKPEATEEKPEETKEKPMSLANFSLDFTESTESPPVTRSGLRKRGRESPQNAEEIEETSGKRMKMKAKRAVDVKLRKSIEEQKKAELVSSDDDNKNEEKTKKPPKKSDEETKKEKTKNKNKRLLSNLGIDPERALEIEENQTIGVRQSRRIAQLKIKEEAERRKLEEEMVHETHKKKKSKKHEDKDYKVEKKKLKNEVDDEDQEEDSADSKKKKKKKKKHRKLFDEFNPWRSSSDSSSSEEEEEEEIAEEEEEELQYVSDHEFSPESDLEGDGEAQPLKRARTARKESDVEEVDDCPCQKCGKSDHPEWILLCDSCDNGWHCSCLRPPLLVIPEGDWFCPPCQHASLISKLQEKLKEYDKKLNKKEIEDRRKQRLAYVGISLNSVLPTKDTENIKKRRLSIEDEEEEDDEDDDEEEENDEDAEVGDEEDENSSSEESESGETESRTGSESDEPIYQLRQRRQAHSYRFNDYDELINSAIQDEMEAVKGAGNQGRGKDIATIVNAEKEEMKNEEIEPLPPVVPVNDKDRDAKPVFSEDEAIQSSRKKIIGRKKHRKLNSLDISSEDEDSDEDFKGTSSESDDDFDEDLGSEDSEDLSTARNRRRGEVIRRSTRARTSRYDADFIDDGDSESEEEAPRRKKKRSIWEESESEESDRSWGRRRKKPAKKTTTSSTTKKKSKKKKKEDSDVEVYKKKKPKIKFNDEGPGRRTRGKKINYVDALGSDSDEDRVKRPPPRIESEEEYVASEASDDEETVKKPEKVQIQSYTDARFTQILPEPKNILQEDGETELNPIDQINRNVEMMDENQMEKMMEEEEYANKQLQLVAQQLEKEKRRKEREAKKEFLQEPLVGNVIVNSENNDELSEPPGVSLPLFADLGEDEAKKRRQGKNKKSLEETVANLGKESNIEIAAPPQPFSQSQPTPSVITRMLQSKPGQPGYPIGAIRPKQFAAMPEDDPHFAQGVRPQLSTPYRFNHYPPRNPPPPLRAPLPPQLYHAHRPLDPSPSGGGTITMSDHSPARVVSPAAGSPGNKTETPPPPYSRPPVPPPVGRFPPRHMQMVPPHLQTTRPNLSPYHPPAYHYGQFGGQEDAATATAPAPPTLGVYQNAPYPPETTFEGVNHPGENSNSKTFDEEGGGEFGGLVSYFSSQREDDLES; from the exons ATGGCGTCAGATAATGAAGCTACTTGTGAAAGTGATCCGAATTTCGCCGTTATTTGCGCTTTTATGGAGAAATTCGGGACAACATGCGGCCTCCAGAGCATCGACTTCCTGCTACTGCAAGAGATGCTCGAAAACACGCAAGAAG taccTCAAGAACTGATCGACCTCCACATCAAGCTCCTCCGAAAATCACGCAAAAGCGTCTCAAACGAGCGTTGGGAGCGAGCTatcataaaattttgtcaCACATTTTGTTCACAAGATGCGTGGGAAATCGAACGTTTCGGCTACAAAAAAGCTCGTCTATCTTCAAAAATACGAGTCCTTAAA GAACTCCTCGAAATGCAATTCGATTACAACACGCGTTTCAAGGCCGAAATCAACAAAATGTCGGCTGAAGAACTGCGCTCTCAGCCATTGGGCAAGGACAAACAAGGCCACGCCTACTGGTACCAGGACGACATCAACTGTCAAATCCGCGTGTATAAGGAAGATCCCGACGAAGAAACGTGGACTTTGGTTGCTAA AGATAGGGAGGGGCTAGTGGCGCTGATGAACGAATTGAGTGACGGCGATTCGAAGATCAGTTCGGAATCAGCGATCAATGAAGAAGATAGCAATAGTTTAGCCGAGAAACCTATAATTGACACAGGTCAAGTCGATTCTTCTTCTTCCGAATCGAAGAAACTGTCCGGCGATTCGGAGAATTCGAACGAATCGAAAGAAAACATATCACAGGAGgaggaagaagaagaagaaagtgcgAAGCGTCGACGCGAAAGCGATGAAGAAAATGGAGAAGCGAAGAAAGCGAAATTGGGCGAAAGTCCAATCGTGGGTGAAGAAATTGAAGAAGAAGTGATGATTTTCGCGGGTGAGGGTTCGGGTCGCGAGTGTGAGACTGGAAATGAAGAAAAACCGTCGACTAGTGATAAGAAAGACGCTAAAAGTGATAGTGATTTCGTCAGTATTAACGATTCGAAgaattgtgtaaaaaattctcctcctcAACAATACAAATTAGGTACAATTATCGACACGAAGActgacaataaattttttaatacggTTAGAAGTCCGACGAAGAAATCGCGCTGGGATGTCGAAACGATCATCGCAAAAGTTGAAGAAACACCACCGAAGAAACCGATGTTTTTTTTCGGTCCTGGATGTCTTCAATTCAAGCCGGCGGCGACGGTTGGCTTCGGACAAAAAGTGCCTCAGGAGAAGAAAAATGAAGATCTGGACGTGTTGCCAACGAACGCCAAAGGAGATATTGGCTATAGGATAGAAAATGAAGATACAACACCAAAACATGACAATGAAGATACTGTTGAACCAGTGCCTGTAGTTGAAGAAACCTGCATCAAAAAACACGCGTACATCTGCGGTGAAGAAGAAGATACCAAAGTTGAagacgaaaaaaaatcaaatgttttAATCACGGAAGATGAAGAAAACAAACTAGTTGAAGAATCTAATAAAGAgattgaaaaaccaaaagaaaaTGACCCAATTATTGAAGAACCAAAACCGCTTAACGAAGAAATCGTCAAAACTGTTGAAGAAGAAGAAATCAAAAGTGAAGAAAGTGTCAAAATCGTGGAACAAACAAACGTGCGTAACGAAGAAAGTGTCAAAACTAGTGAAGAAGAAGAAACCAAAAGTATAGGTGAAGAACCAAAACTGCTAAAcgaagaaattattaaaactgtaGAAAAAGACGAAATTATAAGTGCAGGTGGTGAAGAATCACCAGTTCCTAAAGAAGAAAGTTTAAAACGtactaaaattgaaaatgaagaaagtGTGATTGTGACAGAACTTTCGGAGCAAAAACGTGAAGATATTTGTACGACGCCACACGATGAAGAAATAATTGAAgcaaaatcttcagaattaGATAAAGATACGAACCAGCGAACTGAACAAATAATTGAAGAAAGTGTggttaaagaaataattgataCAAAACCTTCAACAGTTGATGAAGAGACCATAAATCAATTGACTGAAGAAAGTCTGGTTAAGCCACAAAGTGaagaaataattgcaaaacctccaaaaattgataaagaaGAGAGCTTGATTGAAGATacagacaaaaaaataattgaagaaAGTGCGAATAAGCCAAAATGTGAAGAAATTATTGAAGcaaaaccattaaaaattgATGAAGAAAGCATGGTTAAGGCAGAAATGATGGAAGTTGGTGAtgacaaagttttaaaaaatgaagattCGAAGATTGAAGAAAAGCTCGAGTCAAAAACCGTAAACAGCGAAGAAActaatgaagaaaaaattggAGTTAGTTTAGAAAATGTGAAGAACGATGAAAAGGCGGTATTAAACGAAGAAGTTTTGAAAGAAGAAAAGGTTCCAATGGTTGAAGAACCATCAGAACCAGTATTAAAAGAAGAAATTTCTTCAGTGGTTGAAGAACCATCAAAGCAGACGGAAGAAAAGGTTGCGGTGGTTGAACCATTAAAGTCGGAATTGAAAGAAGAAAATTCTTCCGTGGTTGAAGAAACACCAAAGCCGTCATTGAAAGAAGTAAATGCTTCGTTGGTTGAAGAACCACAGAGGTCGGAATTAAAGGAAGAAAAGGTTTTGGTGGTTGAAGAAACTAAACCAGAATTAAAAGAAGAAAGTGCTTCCATTGTTGAAGAACTACCAAAAACAGaattaaaagaagaaaattctTTAAGTATTGACAAAGCACAAAAGCCGGAATTAAAGGAAGAAAGTCCTTCCGTGGTTGAAGAAATACCAAAACAGAAAGAAGAAATTGTTTCGTTGGTTGAAGAACCTAAACCAGAATTAAAAGAAGAAAAGCCTTCCGTGGCTAAAGAACCATTGAAGCAGAAAGAAGAAAAG GTTCCGTTGGTTGAAGAACCACAAAAGTCGGAATCAAACGATGAAAATGTGGTGGTTGAAGCACTTAAACCACCAGAATCAAAGGAAGAAAATACTTCCGTCATTGAAGAACCACCAAAGCAGGAagcaaaagaagaaaataCTTTGGTGGAAGAATCAGAAAAGCCAGAAATTGCAGTAGAAAATGCCTCGAAACCCGAATTGAAAGAAGaacaaaatgaagaaaaagaGCAAAAAGCGAACAATAAACGCGGTCGCAAGAACAATTCATCTGAAGCAACCCCTGAAGACGAGAAGAAACCTCGAATAACACGCCGTTCGACCCGTTCTTCAAAAAACGGCGAAAAACAAAGCGAAACTATTGAAGAACTACAAGCACCGACACGACGTGGACGTCCACGTCTTTCTCAAAAGGACGAAAACGGGAAGAAAATGAAGATGTCTGAAGAAATTCGGGAAGAAAGTGAAGATTTGAAGCAAGCTTCGGCGGCTTCTTCACCGATTGCACCTGAAACTGTAATAGTGGAGAGTAGTAACAGCAGTGATATTGTGGAAATACAAGATAAAGACCCCTTGGGGGAAGAAAAACCTGAAGAAACCGAAGAAAAACCTGAAGCGACCGAAGAAAAACCTGAAGAAACTAAGGAAAAACCCATGTCTTTGGCGAATTTTTCGTTAGATTTTACAGAATCAACTGAATCACCACCTGTGACTCGAAGCGGTCTGCGAAAACGTGGTCGTGAAAGTCCGCAAAATGCTGAAGAAATTGAAGAAACGTCCGGAAAACGGATGAAAATGAAAGCGAAACGCGCCGTCGATGTGAAGTTACGCAAAAGTATCGAAGAACAGAAAAAAGCTGAATTGGTTAGTAGCGACGAtgacaataaaaatgaagaaaaaacgaAGAAACCGCCCAAAAAAAGCGACGAAGAAACCaagaaagaaaaaaccaaGAACAAAAATA AGAGGCTCTTGTCGAATTTGGGCATTGATCCTGAGCGGGCCTtggaaattgaagaaaatcaAACGATTGGTGTACGACAATCGCGCCGAATCGCCCAATTGAAGATTAAAGAAGAAGCGGAACGAAGAAAATTGGAGGAAGAAATGGTACATGAAACTCACAAAAAGAAGAAATCGAAGAAACACGAAGATAAG GACTACAAAGTCGAAAAGAAGAAATTGAAGAACGAAGTTGATGATGAAGATCAGGAGGAAGATAGCGCCGATtcgaagaaaaagaagaagaagaaaaagaagcatCGTAAATTGTTCGACGAATTTAATCCATGGCGTTCGAGCAGCGATTCAAGTTCGTcggaagaagaagaagaggagGAAATCGCTGAAGAGGAAGAAGAAGAATTGCAATATGTTTCAGATCATGAGTTTTCGCCCGAAAGTGATCTGGAAGGCGATGGTGAAGCACAGCCGCTGAAGAGGGCGCGGACAGCTCGCAAAG AATCGGACGTCGAAGAAGTAGATGATTGTCCTTGTCAAAAATGTGGCAAGTCAGATCATCCTGAATGGATTTTATTGTGTGACAGTTGTGACAACGGTTGGCATTGTTCTTGCTTAAGACCGCCCCTTTTAGTAATACCTGAAGGTGATTGGTTCTGTCCGCCATGTCAGCATGCTTCACTTATCAGTAAACTACAAGAAAAACTCAAAGAATACGATAAGAAATTGAATAAGAAAGAAATTGAAGATCGAAGAAAACAAAGATTGGCTTATGTTGGCATAAGTTTAAACAGTGTACTGCCAACTAAAGACACGGAAAATATCAAGAAGCGTCGTTTGAGTATTGAAGATGAGGAAGAAGAAGATGATGAAGATGACgatgaagaagaagaaaacgaTGAAGATGCTGAAGTTGGTGATGAAGAAGACGAAAATTCTTCGAGTGAAGAATCAGAATCGGGAGAAACCGAATCCAGGACTGGAAGTGAATCAGATGAGCCCATTTATCAACTAAGACAACGAAGACAAGCACACAGTTACCGCTTTAATGATTACGACGAATTGATCAATTCTGCAATTCAAGACGAAATGGAAGCTGTCAAAGGTGCAGGAAATCAAGGACGTGGTAAAGACATCGCCACAATTGTCAATgcggaaaaagaagaaatgaAGAATGAAGAAATCGAACCCTTACCACCGGTCGTCCCCGTCAATGATAAAGACAGGGACGCAAAACCGGTCTTTTCCGAAGATGAAGCAATCCAATCTTCACGTAAGAAAATCATCGGACGGAAGAAACACCGAAAATTGAACTCGTTAGATATCAGTAGTGAAGATGAAGATTCCGATGAAGATTTCAAAGGAACGAGTTCCGAGTCCGACGATGATTTCGACGAAGATTTAGGAAGTGAAGATAGTGAAGATCTGTCCACTGCTCGAAATCGGCGACGTGGCGAAGTTATCCGACGATCAACACGTGCCAGGACGTCACGTTACGACGCCGATTTCATCGATGACGGTGACAGTGAAAGTGAAGAAGAAGCACCGCGAAGAAAGAAGAAACGATCGATTTGGGAAGAATCCGAATCGGAAGAAAGCGATCGATCGTGGGGTCGAAGACGTAAGAAACCGGCGAAGAAAACTACAACTTCTTCGACGACAAAAAAGAAAtcgaaaaagaagaaaaaggaagatTCCGACGTCGAAGTGTACAAGAAGAAGAAACCGAAGATTAAGTTTAACGACGAAGGGCCGGGACGTCGAACACGAGGGAAGAAAATTAACTACGTGGACGCCTTGGGTTCCGACAGTGACGAAGATCGGGTGAAGAGACCGCCGCCTCGGATCGAAAGTGAGGAAGAATACGTCGCGAGCGAAGCGAGCGACGATGAAGAAACAGTGAAAAAACCCGAAAAAGTGCAAATCCAGTCGTATACCGACGCTCGCTTCACGCAGATTCTTCCCGAACCGAAGAACATTCTTCAGGAAGATGGCGAAACCGAGCTGAATCCCATCGACCAAATCAATCGGAACGTGGAAATGATGGACGAAAACCAAATGGAGAAGATGATGGAAGAAGAAGAATACGCTAATAAACAGTTACAACTGGTCGCCCAACAATTGGAGAAAGAAAAACGAAGAAAAGAACGCGAAGCGAAGAAAGAATTTCTTCAAGAACCGCTCGTTGGCAATGTTATTGTCAATTCGGAGAATAACGACGAACTGTCGGAACCGCCAGGCGTTTCGCTGCCGCTGTTCGCCGACTTGGGCGAAGACGAGGCGAAGAAACGAAGACAAGGGAAGAATAAGAAGAGTTTGGAGGAGACGGTGGCGAATTTGGGGAAGGAGAGTAATATTGAGATTGCAGCGCCGCCTCAGCCGTTTTCCCAAAGTCAGCCAACGCCCTCTGTGATCACGCGGATGTTGCAGAGCAAGCCTGGCCAACCGGGATATCCCATTGGGGCGATACGGCCCAAGCAGTTCGCGGCGATGCCTGAGGACGACCCACATTTTGCCCAAG GGGTTCGTCCACAACTCTCAACCCCTTACCGTTTCAATCATTACCCCCCTCGCAACCCCCCGCCTCCACTCCGCGCCCCTCTCCCCCCTCAACTCTACCACGCGCACCGCCCCCTCGACCCGTCCCCCTCCGGGGGCGGCACCATCACAATGTCCGACCACTCCCCCGCTCGTGTCGTATCGCCGGCGGCGGGCAGTCCCGGTAATAAAACCGAAACGCCACCTCCGCCCTACTCCCGCCCCCCGGTGCCGCCTCCAGTGGGGCGGTTCCCGCCGCGCCACATGCAAATGGTACCGCCACACCTCCAAACAACGAGGCCCAACCTCTCGCCCTACCATCCGCCAGCGTACCATTACGGCCAGTTTGGGGGGCAGGAGGACGCCGCCACCGCCACCGCTCCCGCACCCCCCACATTGGGGGTGTACCAAAATGCGCCCTATCCGCCTGAAACGACCTTCGAAGGCGTGAATCATCCGGGGGAGAACAGTAACAGTAAGACGTTTGACGAGGAGGGAGGGGGGGAGTTCGGGGGGCTAGTGTCGTATTTTTCGAGTCAAAGGGAGGATGATTTGGAGTCGTAA